CACGAAAAGGAGGTCAGATCGATATCCGACGAAGCGATGAGAGCTCTGATGAGCTATAACTGGCCTGGAAACGTGAGGGAACTCGAAAACGCCATCGAAAGAGCGGTCATACTCTCAGAGGGCAAGAGAATAGGGATTGAAAACCTGCCCGCGTGGATAGTAGGCGAGTGGGAGAGATCAGACAAAACCGAACAGGAGGGCATCTTCATCCCCTTTGGGATGAAGATCGAAGATGTGGAGAGGAAACTCATCCTCGAAACTCTGAGGAAGGTAGGAGGAGATAAGACCAAGGCGGCGCGGATACTCGGCATAAGCCGCAGGACGATCTATAGGAAGCTTCAGGGGTAGAGAAGTTGAACCGCGACAGGGCAACGATCAACCATCCGGTGGCCGCGCTCCAGTATCCACCGTTTTGATACTCGTCCGGGGAAACCTCCACCGGCAGCCTCCCTGAACAGGTTCAGGTCTTTCATATGCCTTGTGCAGATACAGGCGATCTTCCACCCTCCATATCATCCCATCCCTCACGGTCACGGCACCGCGCTCATAGATTCGGATCTCGATCAGATCTAACCCGTGTCTGTATCTCCGGATAGATCGAAGTTCCCCGAGATCCAGGGTCTTACATGATCTTTCAAGCGCGACCTCATCGCGGTGGTGGAGATGTAGGTCAACGGCGCCGATGAGGGATAGGATCAGGATCATGGAGATCTTCCCCCTCATCTTGAGGCTCAGGCCATAAGAGAGGTTCGCACAGAGAAGCGATATCACCAATACCAGGGCTATCCCTTTCATGGAAATCTGCGTGGGAAAACCTCCTAATGAAATATATGAAATATCGTTTCCACCGCCAGGGCGGGGAAGTCGGTATGTATCCCCCAAATCGGGAGTCGGGCTAAGCGTCGGATCTCGTCCGGATCGTTCGTCCTACCTACGGTCACCGTGAGTCCGGATCGAACGGCCATCTCGACGTATTCCTCATCGGCGTCGTAGCTTTCAGGATTTATCATCTCGATGCCGTTTTCGACCGCAAGGCGAAGGTTGTCATATCTATCGCGGCCGAAGAGGAGGTTGGTCCTTAATCCGGGCTCGATCTCTTTAATCCTTATGAGATGGTTGAGGTGAAACGAGTAGACTATACATCTATCGATCAGATCGAACCTCCGTATCAGCTCAACCAGATCCAACTCTATTCCCTCGCTTTTTACCTCCAGACAGAGGATCGCTCCCGATAGATCTTCATCCTTCAGGATCTCCTCGAGCCTTGGGATCTTGCCCCTCTTACCGGGGAATTTCGGGTGTCGGAGGTGGATTTCGGCCAGTTCCCGAAGCGAAAGCTCCTCCACCCTATCCGTCCTGCCGGCAAGTCGCTCCAACGTCTCGTCGTGGAACAGGACGAGGTCCCCGCCCTTCGTGCGTCTGACATCCATCTCCAGCGCGTCAGCGCCCTGAAGGAGGGCCTTATGAAAGGCCTCAAGCGTGTTCTCTATCTCCTCGCCTGAAGCTCCTCTGTGTGCTATAACTTTTACGCTCATATCATCAATCTCTATGCTTTCGCACTTTTTAACCGCCGAGACACATAAGGAATTGTCCGCCGTCCACCTCTAAATCGTCGTTTGTTGTCATTAGGTCATTTGGCTTCGCCGTCATTTAATGACCATAAATGACAATAAATGACGACAAGTGACTATACTAAGAGACAGCGGACTGCCGACTGCGGGCATATCTGCGACCTTTGCTTCTCGCGATTTGGATTTTTACTGAGGTATAGTCAATCTATATATACCTGAAAAACCTCAGATGTTCCTCCGGAACCTCACATCTTTCCAGGAACTCCACGAACTGAGCATGTATCTCCTTGGCTTTATCATGATTTTCCTCGAAGAGGTTTCTCTCACATCCGGGGTCTTCCGGGAGATAGTAGAGCTCCGGGGCCAGCGGTTTCTCCTCGATAGCGGCCACCCTCCGCTTGATGCTATCGACCATCTCCGTCATCTCAGCACCTTCGACCTTTTCAACCTGGCTGCCGTAGATCAACATCCACTCGCCGTCCGTGATTGTGGCCCGATTTGTGGGATGCGGAACCTTGATTCCCCTTGAGGAGAGGGTGGGCGAGGCTATGGCGACATCCCTGACCTTATTCGCTTTCCCTTCGATGAGGGGCTTAAGCGAGTATCCCTGTACCGTAGGCGGTATCTCAACCTCCATGAAGTCGAGAATGGTGGGCATCAGGTCTATCGACTGAATGAGGGCTTTAATCCTCTTTCCCTCCATGCCGGGGACATACATGATGAGAGGTATCGCCGAGACCTCAGGATAGAGGGGGATGGACTGATGATAGTTCTCCCTGATAAGGGATTTACCTATATAGCCGTGTTCGCCCAGGTAAAAGCCGTGATCCGTGGTGAAGATCACGACGGTGTTCTTCATCAGCCCCAGCGATTCGATCCTTTCAAGCAGTAGCCCGATCCATCTATCGACCATCGTCGCCTCGGCGGCGTAAAGAGCCCTACAATGTTGGAGCTCCCTCTCGCTCAGGAACTCCCTCCACCTATCATATCTGGGGTAGATCACCTCCTCGCCGTCGTAATCCGGATCGAACATGTCCACGTAATGCTTGGGCGGGTCCCAGGGCTCATGGGGATCGAACGTATCGACGTAAAGGAAGAAGCGACTGGCGTAGTTCTCCTCCAGCCATTCGATCGCCGTTCTCATCGTCCTGGCGACGAAGTAATCCGACTCGTGTTTTCTCCAGGAGACGTTTTTCAGGTATTGGATGACCGTCCCATAGGGGTTGCGAAGTTTGTTCGGGTCGCAGGGGAGCTTGACGTCACTGGGCGCCGTCTTCCATCTATCATGTTCCTGCCCTCTGATAAGTTCCCAACCCTGAAATCCCCTCTGATAATTGAATCCGGGTGCGAACGGATGAGGTGTGTCAACGATCAGGCTGGTCAGGATGCCCGCCTTGTTGAGCGTATCCTGAAGGGTGATCTCCTTCGGATCAAGGGGCGACCACGGTTTATAGGTGAAGGTCGCCCTGCCGGTCAGAATGTCATTCCTGTTGGGAACCGTCGGAAAGGAGAGACAATAGGCGTTCTCAAACAGAATCGCCTCTGAAGCGAACTTATCCAGTGACGGCGTATGGGCCAGATCGCCGCCGTAGCAGGACAGATTATCCCTGCGAAACGTGTCGGAGATTATCAGTATGACGTTCATGCCTTGCCCCCTTATTCGTAGCTTTCAACGGTGAAGCACACCGTTGCCTCGAAGCTTTCACCCGGTTCGAGAACGATCAGACCGACGTCCAAGCCTTTAGCGGTCAGATTCGGGGCGTCGGTCGGACAGGTATAGGGTTCAAAGCAGATCGCTTCGCCCCTAGGCGGGGTATAGACGACTATCTCCCTGAAAACGGCCCCGGCCTCGACGATCGTTTTCAGTTTCACACCTCTATCATCTATGAAACACCTGGTGACTCCTCCCTCGTAGATCAAATCCGTATAGACATCGTCCAGTCTCGCTCCTGCCAGAGGCCTCGACGTTCTGAAATCCCTCCCTTCATCCACGGGTATCGTTCTGCCGGTGGGGAGGAAATCCCTTAGCTCCCACAATCTCCGAGCGGGTATTCTGACGAGACATCTCTCAGGAGGGGTCTCAGGTGAGATCGGGGCGCGGAAATAGGGGTGTAAGCCATAACCCATCGGCATTCTCTTGACCCCCGTGTTTTGAACCGAAAAACGCACCGTCAGTTCCCATCCCTTCAGGCTGTAGGTCAGCTCGGCGATGAAGGGAAAGGGATATTGTCTCATAACGTCGGGATATCTCTTTGAGTCGAAACTCAATGTCACATAGGCCGCATCCTGTGATCCCCGATCCGACACCTCCCAGGGACGTGTATATACCAGCCCGTGTATGGAATGTTCCCAGCCGGGACGTTTATCGAACTGATAGACCTGGCCGTCGAATGTGAAGGTCCCATCGCGTATTCGATTTGGGAAGGGGAAGAGGATCGGATTGCCGTAACCGCTCGGGGATTCCCGAAGTTGAGCAAGCGAGGGTGGGGGATCGATTATATCCAAGACCTTTCCCTTATGCGTGATCGTGAACTTGAAGCAGTTCGCACCGATCTCCGGGACCACCCTGGCCTCGCTTCCAGAGGATAGATCTTTGAGGACATGGACGTCAAAGCCGTCAACCCTTCCCACCTCAACCGAAT
This window of the Candidatus Poribacteria bacterium genome carries:
- a CDS encoding aldose 1-epimerase, which codes for MSYSVEVGRVDGFDVHVLKDLSSGSEARVVPEIGANCFKFTITHKGKVLDIIDPPPSLAQLRESPSGYGNPILFPFPNRIRDGTFTFDGQVYQFDKRPGWEHSIHGLVYTRPWEVSDRGSQDAAYVTLSFDSKRYPDVMRQYPFPFIAELTYSLKGWELTVRFSVQNTGVKRMPMGYGLHPYFRAPISPETPPERCLVRIPARRLWELRDFLPTGRTIPVDEGRDFRTSRPLAGARLDDVYTDLIYEGGVTRCFIDDRGVKLKTIVEAGAVFREIVVYTPPRGEAICFEPYTCPTDAPNLTAKGLDVGLIVLEPGESFEATVCFTVESYE
- a CDS encoding sulfatase, which translates into the protein MNVILIISDTFRRDNLSCYGGDLAHTPSLDKFASEAILFENAYCLSFPTVPNRNDILTGRATFTYKPWSPLDPKEITLQDTLNKAGILTSLIVDTPHPFAPGFNYQRGFQGWELIRGQEHDRWKTAPSDVKLPCDPNKLRNPYGTVIQYLKNVSWRKHESDYFVARTMRTAIEWLEENYASRFFLYVDTFDPHEPWDPPKHYVDMFDPDYDGEEVIYPRYDRWREFLSERELQHCRALYAAEATMVDRWIGLLLERIESLGLMKNTVVIFTTDHGFYLGEHGYIGKSLIRENYHQSIPLYPEVSAIPLIMYVPGMEGKRIKALIQSIDLMPTILDFMEVEIPPTVQGYSLKPLIEGKANKVRDVAIASPTLSSRGIKVPHPTNRATITDGEWMLIYGSQVEKVEGAEMTEMVDSIKRRVAAIEEKPLAPELYYLPEDPGCERNLFEENHDKAKEIHAQFVEFLERCEVPEEHLRFFRYI